One window from the genome of Salvia splendens isolate huo1 chromosome 9, SspV2, whole genome shotgun sequence encodes:
- the LOC121749273 gene encoding berberine bridge enzyme-like 15 encodes MSPHLSTILASFLLLLSISTAAEIQDSFPKCVAKHAVKCPPPKSTFITPSQTSLFTSLLNSTAQNLRCLLPSKPKPILIFTPLTESHVQNAVLCAKALGVHLRLRSGGHDYEGLSYTSDFKSAPPFILLDLGKLRAVDVDIGSETAWAQAGATIGELYYRISEKSKTHGFAAGLCTSLGVGGHITGGAYGPMMRKYGLGADNVVDARIVDANGNILDRKSMGEDAFWAIRGGGGGSFGVILAWKVRLVKVPPTVTVFTAARTLEQGATKTLYKWQRIADKIDENLFMRVLIRPAPAAAGKKRTIVTAYNGVYLGSAESLLKIVKSEFPELGMARKETVEMSWIESVVYMGSFPTGTAPETLLSGKAAFVNHFKGKSDFVKEAVAEAGLEGLWRVMVEEESPLVIWNPFGGKMSRIPEGKIAFPHRKGVVFMAQYLTTWKSDKEEEGKRYEWMNKLYDYMAQYASKNPREAYVNYRDDEMGMNSVNRSSVDAGKWGSKYYKCNFERLVRVKSRVDPHDFFWHEQSIPTSLPKHYY; translated from the coding sequence ATGAGTCCTCATCTCTCAACAATCCTCGCCTCATTTCTACTCCTGCTCTCAATCTCTACCGCCGCAGAAATCCAAGATTCCTTCCCAAAATGCGTAGCCAAACACGCCGTTAAATGTCCTCCTCCAAAATCCACATTCATCACCCCTTCCCAAACCTCGCTCTTCACCTCCCTTTTGAACTCCACGGCCCAAAACCTCCGATGTCTGCTCCCCTCCAAGCCCAAGCCCATTCTCATCTTCACGCCTCTCACCGAATCCCACGTCCAAAACGCCGTCCTCTGCGCCAAAGCCCTCGGCGTCCACCTCCGCCTGAGAAGCGGCGGCCACGACTACGAAGGCCTCTCCTACACGTCGGATTTCAAATCGGCGCCGCCGTTCATCCTCCTCGACCTCGGAAAGCTCCGCGCCGTCGACGTCGACATCGGCTCCGAGACGGCGTGGGCGCAGGCCGGCGCCACGATCGGCGAGCTCTATTATAGAATATCTGAGAAGAGCAAAACGCACGGCTTCGCCGCCGGCCTCTGCACCAGCCTCGGCGTCGGCGGCCACATCACCGGCGGCGCGTACGGCCCGATGATGAGGAAGTACGGCCTCGGCGCTGATAACGTGGTCGATGCGAGAATAGTCGACGCCAACGGAAACATCCTCGACAGGAAATCCATGGGAGAGGACGCGTTTTGGGCGATCAGAGGCGGCGGAGGAGGCAGCTTCGGCGTTATATTAGCATGGAAGGTTCGGCTCGTCAAAGTTCCGCCAACAGTGACGGTTTTCACCGCGGCGCGAACGCTGGAACAAGGCGCCACAAAAACGCTATACAAATGGCAGCGCATCGCCGACAAAATCGACGAGAATTTATTCATGAGAGTACTGATCAGACCGGCGCCCGCGGCCGCTGGGAAGAAGAGGACGATAGTGACGGCGTACAACGGGGTGTATCTCGGCAGCGCGGAGTCGCTTCTCAAAATCGTGAAATCCGAGTTTCCGGAGCTGGGGATGGCGCGGAAGGAGACGGTGGAGATGAGCTGGATAGAGTCGGTGGTGTACATGGGGAGCTTCCCGACGGGGACGGCGCCGGAGACGCTTCTCTCGGGGAAAGCGGCGTTCGTGAACCATTTCAAGGGGAAGTCGGACTTCGTGAAGGAGGCGGTGGCGGAGGCGGGGCTGGAAGGGCTGTGGAGGGTGATGGTGGAGGAGGAGTCGCCGTTGGTGATATGGAATCCGTTTGGGGGGAAGATGAGCCGGATTCCGGAGGGGAAGATAGCGTTCCCGCACAGGAAAGGGGTGGTGTTCATGGCGCAGTATTTGACGACGTGGAAGAGCGATAAGGAAGAGGAGGGGAAGAGGTACGAGTGGATGAACAAGCTATACGATTACATGGCGCAGTACGCGTCGAAGAATCCGAGGGAGGCGTATGTTAATTACAGAGATGATGAGATGGGGATGAACAGCGTTAACCGCAGCTCGGTTGATGCAGGGAAATGGGGGAGTAAGTACTATAAATGCAATTTTGAGAGATTGGTGCGGGTTAAATCTAGAGTGGATCCGCATGATTTTTTCTGGCATGAACAGAGCATTCCTACCTCCCTACCCAAACACTACTACTAA
- the LOC121746820 gene encoding protein BUNDLE SHEATH DEFECTIVE 2, chloroplastic-like, producing the protein MALSLCSSTRMSFNTTPKTGLISDRFTSGRVNWITDATNTSNNASFQPLKATPEDDKKTAPAKVASILCQDCEGNGAKQCGQCKGTGINSVDHFNGQYKAGASCWLCRGKREVLCGSCNGAGFLGGFLSSLED; encoded by the exons ATGGCACTCTCTCTTTGTTCATCCACTCGTATGTCCTTCAACACCACTCCTAAAACTg GTCTTATTAGTGACAGATTTACTAGTGGGAGAGTGAATTGGATTACGGATGCCACCAACACCTCCAATAATGCTTCTTTCCAACCTTTAAAAGCTACT CCCGAGGACGACAAGAAGACGGCCCCGGCCAAAGTAGCTAGCATACTCTGTCAGGATTGTGAGGGCAATG GTGCTAAACAATGTGGGCAATGCAAGGGCACTGGAATCAATTCAGTGGATCACTTCAATGGACAGTACAAAGCTGGCGCCTCTTGTTGGCTTTGCAG GGGGAAGAGGGAGGTCCTGTGCGGTAGCTGCAACGGTGCTGGATTTCTTGGTGGTTTCTTGAGCTCGTTAGAGGATTAG
- the LOC121749274 gene encoding polygalacturonase-like has translation MDVVIGVLLLVFASSSSPIVTCGIDEPYFDVINYGATDDSQAFVEAWDAACSSSLQSATVYVPPETIFLVHPLIFRSPCNPTFINFSEDFRDNDSTRVTKLVG, from the exons ATG GATGTTGTGATTGGAGTGTTGTTATTGGTGTTCGCTTCGTCGTCTTCACCAATCGTTACCTGCGGCATTGATGAACCTTATTTCGATGTCATCAACTATGGAGCCACAGATGATTCACAG GCATTTGTAGAGGCATGGGATGCAGCTTGTAGTTCTTCACTTCAATCTGCAACAGTATATGTTCCGCCGGAGACCATATTCCTAGTTCACCCCCTCATCTTTCGCAGCCCTTGCAATCCTACGTTCATCAATTTCTCG GAAGATTTTAGGGACAATGATAGCACCAGAGTCACCAAGCTTGTGGGATGA